One Frankia alni ACN14a DNA window includes the following coding sequences:
- a CDS encoding putative leader peptide, translating to MNSVDDRQHLPTSRTRRRTLTSIPRAPFGHALVRPPRQIAGTAARTVLTARRHIDLLRVSSASCPGGDRHSR from the coding sequence ATGAATTCCGTGGACGACCGGCAGCACCTTCCGACCTCGCGGACGCGCCGCCGGACATTGACTTCCATTCCGCGTGCGCCGTTCGGCCACGCCCTCGTCCGACCGCCCCGGCAGATCGCCGGAACAGCAGCGCGCACCGTCCTCACCGCGCGCCGGCACATCGATCTGCTGCGGGTTTCGAGCGCTTCCTGTCCCGGCGGCGACCGGCATTCCCGCTAG
- a CDS encoding ester cyclase — protein MSIEGNKEIARRLYEEVVNYGKAELLETFVADDSDDTTRQHAGWSIGRAGFREHLEWLRSAVPDVHTTVTDLVAEDDRVVVYWRIEGTHQGELFGAAATGKPIDATSISLITFRDGQIVNYTVLPDRLTILRQVGAVAAA, from the coding sequence ATGAGCATCGAGGGCAACAAGGAGATCGCGCGGCGGCTTTACGAGGAGGTGGTGAACTACGGGAAGGCGGAGCTGCTGGAGACGTTCGTCGCCGACGACTCCGACGACACCACCCGCCAGCACGCCGGCTGGTCCATCGGCCGCGCGGGATTCCGGGAGCACCTCGAGTGGCTGCGCTCGGCGGTCCCGGACGTGCACACCACGGTGACCGATCTCGTCGCGGAGGACGACCGGGTGGTCGTGTACTGGCGGATCGAGGGCACCCATCAGGGTGAGCTGTTCGGTGCGGCCGCGACCGGCAAGCCCATCGACGCGACCAGCATCAGCCTCATCACCTTCCGGGACGGCCAGATCGTCAACTACACCGTGCTGCCCGACCGGCTCACCATCCTGCGTCAGGTCGGCGCCGTCGCCGCCGCCTGA
- a CDS encoding MFS transporter, whose protein sequence is MDASAPRPRPGLGLTLALLAFAQFMIAIDYNIVYVALPDIGRELDFSSQSLQWVVSAYAVTFGGLLLLGGRAADRLGSRRVFLTAVLLYGLSSLAGGLANDPGLLIAARAVQGVGGALLFPAILTLINTTFRPGAERTRALAAWGAAGGGGLAAGALLGGVLTNYLGWEWVFFVNVPVAAVIAVAAPRLLAADGTRPSRTGFDLPGGLLATAGVALVVFGLVSGPDAGWWSVRAAGAIALGVVILAGFAVLEGRLRNPLLPPRLLGYRNLTTAVLAVFVFAGTLAGEYFLFTTYLQNVLGYSPLKAGLAFLPLTLISMAGAGPLATTSVARLGYGATMALALLLCGIGIGLLVPGMSVGGSYPALLPGIAVWGIGGGIAFTVCFSAAGHGIAVEEQGVANAVASTSQQVGSAVGLAAIVAVANSGLDLGVGGAPTPDSVVDGLRVGGLVSAVTAVVISVVVALLLRDRPSAASSPATPSAPGAGVPEATGDEDVRAYS, encoded by the coding sequence GTGGATGCATCCGCGCCCCGACCACGGCCGGGGCTCGGGCTGACGCTCGCACTCCTGGCGTTCGCCCAGTTCATGATCGCTATTGACTACAACATCGTGTACGTCGCGCTGCCGGACATCGGCCGGGAGCTCGACTTCAGTTCCCAGTCCCTGCAGTGGGTCGTCAGTGCCTACGCGGTGACGTTCGGGGGGCTGCTGCTGCTGGGCGGCCGGGCGGCCGACCGGCTCGGGTCGCGGCGGGTGTTCCTCACCGCGGTGCTGCTCTACGGCCTGTCCTCGCTCGCCGGCGGCCTCGCGAACGACCCGGGGCTGCTGATCGCGGCGCGGGCCGTGCAGGGGGTCGGCGGGGCGCTGCTGTTCCCGGCGATCCTCACCCTGATCAACACGACCTTCCGGCCGGGCGCCGAGCGCACCCGCGCGCTGGCCGCGTGGGGTGCCGCGGGTGGTGGCGGGCTCGCCGCCGGCGCGCTGCTCGGCGGCGTCCTGACCAACTACCTCGGTTGGGAGTGGGTCTTCTTCGTCAACGTTCCGGTCGCGGCGGTCATCGCCGTGGCGGCGCCGCGGCTGCTGGCGGCGGACGGCACCCGGCCGTCGCGCACCGGATTCGACCTTCCCGGTGGCCTGCTGGCCACCGCCGGGGTCGCCCTGGTCGTGTTCGGGTTGGTCAGCGGGCCGGACGCGGGCTGGTGGTCGGTGCGCGCGGCCGGCGCGATCGCGCTCGGCGTGGTGATCCTCGCCGGCTTCGCCGTCCTCGAGGGGCGGCTGCGCAACCCGCTGCTGCCGCCGCGGCTGCTGGGATACCGCAACCTCACCACGGCCGTGCTCGCCGTGTTCGTCTTCGCCGGCACGCTCGCCGGCGAGTACTTCCTGTTCACCACCTATCTGCAGAACGTCCTCGGCTACAGCCCGTTGAAGGCGGGACTGGCCTTCCTCCCGCTGACGCTGATCTCCATGGCCGGCGCCGGCCCGCTGGCCACCACCAGCGTCGCCAGGCTGGGGTACGGCGCGACGATGGCCCTCGCGCTGCTGCTGTGCGGGATCGGCATCGGGCTGCTCGTCCCCGGCATGTCGGTGGGCGGTTCCTATCCGGCGCTCCTGCCCGGCATCGCGGTGTGGGGCATCGGCGGCGGCATCGCCTTCACGGTGTGCTTCTCGGCGGCCGGGCACGGGATCGCCGTCGAGGAGCAGGGCGTGGCCAACGCGGTCGCCTCCACCTCGCAGCAGGTCGGCAGCGCGGTGGGGCTGGCGGCGATCGTGGCGGTGGCCAACTCCGGGCTCGACCTCGGCGTCGGCGGCGCCCCCACGCCGGACAGCGTGGTGGACGGGCTACGGGTCGGCGGCCTGGTCTCCGCCGTCACCGCCGTGGTGATCAGTGTGGTCGTCGCCCTGCTCCTGCGCGACCGCCCGTCGGCAGCGTCCAGCCCGGCGACGCCGTCCGCGCCCGGGGCGGGTGTGCCGGAGGCCACCGGCGACGAGGACGTCCGAGCCTATTCCTGA
- a CDS encoding TetR/AcrR family transcriptional regulator, with amino-acid sequence MDGVKLSRRERLRVETVRDIKEIALRHMAEQGAAGLSLRAIAREMGMTAGALYSYYDTRDDLITALIVDVYDSLAQALEAARRSRPDDPAGQLEAVGVTYREWAIGRPPEFQLVYGDPIPGYKVRDDGAELAAEHRACGVLIRIVAAAWPANGATPPAGLYTWSDFRPDFAAMARTSFPDFPPDGAALSLRIWGRLHGLVALEVYGHLRPQVNDPARLYRDELRDLCELLNLTPNTPNTPSAAPTA; translated from the coding sequence GTGGACGGAGTGAAACTGAGTCGGCGGGAGCGCCTGCGGGTCGAGACCGTGCGGGACATCAAGGAGATCGCGCTTCGTCACATGGCCGAGCAGGGCGCCGCGGGCCTGTCGCTGCGGGCGATAGCGCGGGAGATGGGGATGACCGCCGGCGCGTTGTACAGCTATTACGACACCCGGGACGATCTGATCACCGCCCTGATCGTCGACGTGTACGACTCCCTCGCCCAGGCGCTGGAGGCCGCGCGCCGCTCCCGGCCCGACGACCCGGCCGGCCAGCTCGAGGCCGTCGGGGTGACCTACCGGGAGTGGGCGATCGGCCGGCCCCCGGAGTTCCAGCTCGTGTACGGCGATCCCATCCCCGGCTACAAGGTGCGCGACGACGGCGCCGAACTCGCCGCCGAGCACCGGGCCTGCGGCGTCCTGATCAGGATCGTCGCCGCCGCGTGGCCCGCGAACGGGGCCACCCCGCCCGCCGGCCTGTACACGTGGTCGGACTTCCGGCCCGACTTCGCCGCGATGGCGCGGACCTCGTTTCCCGACTTCCCGCCCGACGGCGCCGCGCTGTCCCTGCGGATCTGGGGCCGTCTGCACGGCCTCGTCGCGCTGGAGGTGTACGGCCACCTGCGGCCGCAGGTGAACGACCCGGCCCGGCTGTACCGCGACGAGCTGCGCGACCTGTGCGAGCTGCTCAACCTCACCCCGAACACCCCGAACACCCCGAGCGCCGCCCCGACGGCCTGA
- a CDS encoding SDR family NAD(P)-dependent oxidoreductase gives MARGAVVVTGAAAGIGEATVELFAERGFGVVAVDVSEEGLAKLGTRADVVTLVGDVADPATNDAMVALAVERFGRLDAAVLNAGLGGAPPIEAAGATESLDTIYAVNVRGLVLGIRAAAPALRAAGGGSIVVTSSGAGLRGDPYTWAYNTTKAAANNLVRSAALDYAFEGIRINAVAPGLTETPRTAGQRADPAFAAAVTRRVPLGRWAQPAEQAEVIYFLASPAASYITGAVIPVDGGLSASNGILLPPTYPGEPPQ, from the coding sequence ATGGCCAGGGGAGCAGTCGTCGTCACCGGCGCCGCGGCCGGGATCGGCGAGGCAACCGTCGAACTGTTCGCCGAACGCGGGTTCGGTGTCGTCGCCGTCGACGTGTCCGAGGAGGGCCTGGCCAAGCTCGGCACCCGCGCGGACGTGGTGACCCTCGTCGGTGACGTGGCCGACCCGGCGACGAACGACGCCATGGTCGCCCTGGCGGTCGAGCGCTTCGGCCGGCTCGACGCGGCGGTGCTCAACGCCGGTCTCGGGGGCGCGCCGCCGATCGAGGCGGCCGGCGCGACCGAGAGCCTCGACACGATCTACGCCGTGAACGTCCGCGGGCTGGTGCTGGGGATCCGCGCGGCCGCGCCGGCGCTACGGGCCGCCGGCGGCGGGTCGATCGTCGTGACGTCGTCCGGCGCCGGGCTGCGGGGCGACCCCTACACCTGGGCCTACAACACGACGAAGGCCGCGGCGAACAACCTGGTGCGCTCCGCCGCGCTGGACTACGCCTTCGAGGGCATCCGGATCAACGCCGTCGCCCCCGGCCTCACCGAGACCCCCCGCACCGCCGGCCAGCGCGCCGACCCGGCCTTCGCCGCGGCGGTGACCCGGCGGGTCCCGCTGGGGCGCTGGGCGCAGCCGGCGGAGCAGGCCGAGGTCATCTACTTCCTCGCGTCCCCGGCGGCGTCGTACATCACCGGCGCCGTCATACCGGTCGACGGCGGCCTGTCCGCCTCGAACGGGATTCTGCTGCCGCCCACCTACCCGGGCGAACCGCCGCAGTAA
- a CDS encoding nuclear transport factor 2 family protein, with product MSAKLSAADLAEIGQTLALFSHVFDNRQADDLGLVFTADVAVEFQRSGRSLRGLAEVAQFQRGLPPDAADHQTVSTVVLADPDGTVRAVSRYLAVLADGSVTNGEYRDVLVRTGDGWRIAARQIVPRYPLAADAPDAGRAVVQQPLPGPWRASADRLPHLAP from the coding sequence ATGAGCGCGAAGCTGTCGGCCGCCGATCTCGCCGAGATCGGACAGACCCTGGCCCTGTTCTCGCACGTGTTCGACAACCGGCAGGCCGACGACCTCGGGCTGGTGTTCACCGCGGACGTCGCGGTCGAGTTCCAACGCAGCGGCAGGTCCCTGCGCGGGCTCGCCGAGGTGGCGCAGTTCCAGCGCGGGCTGCCACCCGACGCCGCCGACCATCAGACCGTGAGCACCGTGGTCCTGGCCGACCCGGACGGCACGGTGCGGGCGGTGAGCCGTTACCTCGCCGTGCTCGCCGACGGTTCGGTGACCAACGGCGAGTACCGGGACGTCCTGGTCCGGACCGGCGACGGGTGGCGGATCGCCGCCCGGCAGATCGTGCCCCGCTACCCCCTGGCCGCCGACGCGCCGGACGCCGGGCGGGCGGTCGTCCAGCAGCCGCTGCCCGGACCGTGGCGGGCATCGGCCGACCGGCTGCCGCACCTCGCGCCGTGA
- a CDS encoding ABC transporter substrate-binding protein, with translation MRLARPVHLLFAAATAATLVLTSCGSDSGSGSDAGGSGAGSGKPKAGGSLTYALDVEPTCFDLQVNQQGITGDIERGVVDSLVTVDAKGVFHPWLATSWEVASDLKTYTFKLREGVTFTDGTPFDAAAVKANFDRIVDKKTKSQYAATLLGPYTGTDVVDAHTVKVNFSKPFAPFLQGASTPNLGFYSTRSLSHGPDALCAGGSAIVGTGPFVFTSYTKGQSVVLTKNPKYNWAPQQAAHTGAAYLDKVTFRFLTEDTVRVGAVTSGQVDVATSIPPSDTRTVEADKGLQIRKVEDAGGAYNVYLNTAHGPLDDVRVRRAIQLGANVDQAVKTVYFGQYARAWSPLTPATPSYDKTLTNAIAFDPTAAGKLLDEAGWTGRDGQGYRTKDGKRLTVNWPWNPPHTREQREVVAQAIQADLKKIGVEVTRPALDIGAYVSLALNGNYDLYDFSWTRFEPDILRGFFNSASLPATGGQNAANLKDPQVDTWTDAGAATLDRAKRDDLYGKVQHRVVVDDAVVLPIYIPTKLVAIATDVSGLTVDPNGKPLLFDTWRS, from the coding sequence ATGCGTCTCGCCAGACCCGTCCACCTTCTTTTCGCCGCGGCGACAGCGGCGACCCTGGTTCTCACCTCCTGCGGCTCGGACTCGGGTTCCGGCTCCGACGCGGGAGGGTCCGGGGCTGGATCGGGCAAGCCCAAGGCCGGCGGGTCGCTGACCTACGCCCTCGACGTCGAACCCACCTGCTTCGATCTTCAGGTCAATCAGCAGGGAATCACCGGTGACATCGAACGCGGGGTGGTCGACTCCCTGGTGACCGTCGACGCCAAGGGCGTATTCCATCCGTGGCTGGCGACGTCGTGGGAGGTCGCCTCGGACCTGAAGACCTACACCTTCAAGCTGCGCGAGGGGGTGACGTTCACCGACGGCACGCCGTTCGACGCGGCCGCGGTGAAGGCGAACTTCGACCGCATCGTCGACAAGAAGACGAAGTCGCAGTACGCGGCCACCCTGCTCGGCCCCTACACCGGCACCGACGTCGTCGACGCGCACACGGTGAAGGTCAACTTCTCCAAGCCCTTCGCCCCGTTCCTGCAGGGCGCGAGCACCCCCAACCTGGGCTTCTACTCCACCCGTTCGCTCAGCCACGGGCCCGACGCACTGTGCGCCGGCGGCAGCGCGATCGTCGGCACCGGACCGTTCGTCTTCACCAGCTACACCAAGGGCCAGAGCGTCGTCCTGACGAAGAACCCGAAGTACAACTGGGCGCCGCAGCAGGCCGCGCACACCGGCGCGGCCTACTTGGACAAGGTGACCTTCCGCTTCCTGACCGAGGACACGGTCCGGGTCGGCGCCGTGACCAGCGGCCAGGTCGACGTGGCCACGAGCATCCCGCCGTCGGACACCAGGACGGTCGAGGCGGACAAGGGCCTGCAGATCCGCAAGGTGGAGGACGCCGGCGGCGCCTACAACGTCTACCTCAACACCGCGCACGGACCCCTGGACGACGTGCGGGTCCGCCGGGCGATCCAGCTCGGCGCCAACGTCGACCAGGCCGTGAAGACGGTGTACTTCGGCCAGTACGCCCGGGCGTGGAGCCCGCTGACCCCGGCCACCCCGTCCTACGACAAGACGCTGACCAACGCCATCGCGTTCGATCCGACGGCCGCCGGGAAGCTGCTCGACGAGGCCGGGTGGACGGGGCGTGACGGCCAGGGTTACCGGACCAAGGACGGCAAGCGGCTGACCGTGAACTGGCCGTGGAACCCGCCGCACACCCGCGAGCAGCGGGAGGTCGTCGCCCAGGCGATCCAGGCGGACCTGAAGAAGATCGGCGTGGAGGTCACCCGACCCGCCCTCGACATCGGCGCCTACGTCTCCCTGGCCCTGAACGGCAACTACGACCTGTACGACTTCTCGTGGACGCGGTTCGAGCCGGACATCCTGCGCGGGTTCTTCAACTCGGCCAGCCTGCCGGCCACCGGCGGTCAGAACGCCGCTAACCTGAAGGACCCGCAGGTGGACACCTGGACCGACGCCGGCGCGGCCACCCTCGACCGGGCCAAGCGGGACGACCTGTACGGCAAGGTGCAGCACCGGGTGGTCGTCGACGACGCGGTCGTGCTGCCGATCTACATCCCGACGAAGCTCGTCGCCATCGCGACCGACGTGTCGGGGCTGACCGTCGACCCCAACGGCAAGCCGCTGCTCTTCGACACCTGGCGCAGCTGA